The following coding sequences lie in one Salmo salar chromosome ssa13, Ssal_v3.1, whole genome shotgun sequence genomic window:
- the LOC106567414 gene encoding ubiquitin-conjugating enzyme E2 G1, with translation MTEPQAALLLRRQLAELNKNPVEGFSAGLIDDNDLYRWEVLIIGPPDTCYEGGVFKAHLTFPKDYPLRPPKMKFITDIWHPNVDKNGDVCISILHEPGEDKYGYEKPEERWLPIHTVETIMISVISMLADPNGDSPANVDAAKEWREDRHGEFKRKVARCVRKSQETAFE, from the exons AGCTGAATAAGAACCCAGTGGAGGGATTCTCAGCAGGCTTGATAGACGATAATGACCTCTACAGATGGGAAGTCTTAATCATCGGCCCACCAGACACATGCTA TGAAGGCGGTGTGTTTAAAGCACATCTCACGTTTCCCAAAGACTACCCTCTCAGGCCACCTAAAATGAAATTTATCACAGATATATGGCACCCTAATG TTGACAAGAACGGTGACGTATGTATATCTATTTTGCACGAGCCTGGTGAAGATAAGTACGGCTATGAGAAGCCTGAGGAGCGCTGGCTGCCCATCCACACAGTGGAAACCATTATGATTAGTGTTATTTCCATGTTGGCGGACCCTAACGGAGACTCGCCTGCCAATGTAGACGCTGCA AAAGAGTGGAGGGAAGACCGACATGGGGAATTCAAAAGGAAAGTGGCCCGTTGTGTAAGAAAGAGCCAAGAGACTGCCTTTGAGTGA